The Mesorhizobium sp. NBSH29 genome has a segment encoding these proteins:
- a CDS encoding DMT family transporter, with the protein MASTTIDNSIPAKLDMATLVIIAITVVAWASAFPAIRAGLTAFGAAELGAVRFGIAAVPAAIYLIIMRPALPALGEAWRFAFGGIFFVAFYTVLLNFGEQTVSAGAASFIINVNPIITVILALLLLGERFRPIAWLGMIISFSGIGLIALGEGGGLKVDSGALLILGAAFCTSAAMIVQKPLFKKHNALTVAMWNMVIGALCLSPMLPGGLKQAASSDSHALFAVIYLGIVPSLIAYGTWAMVLSRMPASRAANFQYCVPPVATAMGFLWLGEVPGWVSVAGGALALGGVILVNLRR; encoded by the coding sequence ATGGCAAGCACGACGATCGACAATTCCATCCCGGCAAAACTCGACATGGCGACGCTGGTCATCATCGCCATCACCGTAGTCGCGTGGGCGTCCGCATTCCCAGCAATCCGCGCCGGGCTGACCGCCTTTGGTGCGGCTGAATTGGGAGCCGTGCGTTTCGGCATCGCAGCGGTGCCGGCGGCAATTTATTTGATAATCATGCGTCCGGCCTTGCCGGCACTGGGCGAAGCCTGGCGTTTCGCATTTGGCGGGATATTCTTCGTCGCGTTCTATACTGTACTCCTGAACTTCGGCGAGCAGACGGTCTCGGCCGGCGCGGCGAGCTTCATCATCAACGTCAATCCCATCATCACGGTGATCCTGGCGCTGCTTCTGCTCGGTGAGCGCTTTCGACCCATAGCGTGGCTGGGTATGATCATTTCCTTCTCCGGCATCGGCCTGATCGCGCTGGGAGAGGGCGGTGGCCTGAAAGTTGATAGTGGTGCGCTGCTCATTCTGGGTGCTGCGTTCTGCACCAGCGCGGCCATGATCGTCCAAAAGCCGTTGTTTAAAAAGCACAACGCGCTGACTGTCGCGATGTGGAACATGGTCATCGGCGCGCTCTGCCTGTCACCCATGTTGCCCGGCGGCCTCAAACAGGCCGCAAGTTCTGACAGCCACGCTCTGTTTGCCGTAATCTATCTTGGCATTGTGCCGAGCCTGATCGCCTACGGCACCTGGGCCATGGTGCTGTCGCGGATGCCTGCCTCGCGCGCCGCAAACTTCCAGTATTGCGTCCCACCGGTGGCTACAGCCATGGGTTTTCTCTGGCTGGGCGAGGTCCCAGGCTGGGTCAGCGTAGCCGGCGGAGCGCTGGCTCTTGGCGGTGTAATACTCGTCAATCTGCGTCGGTAG
- the cobD gene encoding threonine-phosphate decarboxylase CobD translates to MGTVKNDRRTVIDHGGSLDRAEALFPDAPRPIVDLSTGINPHPYPLFELPATAFARLPEPSRARALAAIAARAYGAPSPAHIVPAPGTQILLPLVASLVPASRATVLGPTYAEHKRAAALAGHEVATVTDIGALADADLAIVVNPNNPDGRVTTRTDLLELADQMAARSRLLVVDEAFMDVGPEQESVAGDAGHPALIVLKSFGKFFGLAGVRLGFAIGAPETIARIEALLGPWAVAGPALEIGLHALADTGWQETMRTRLASEAARLDALLQAHGVAVAGGTNLFRFVQVDEAQALFVTLGQHGIFVRNFDWRSDVLRFGLPGNEVEWQRLAEALDNWTGRPKT, encoded by the coding sequence ATGGGCACCGTGAAAAATGATAGAAGGACAGTGATCGATCATGGCGGCAGCCTCGATCGGGCAGAAGCGCTTTTTCCTGACGCGCCACGGCCCATTGTCGACCTGTCGACCGGGATCAATCCTCACCCCTACCCGCTTTTCGAACTGCCTGCCACAGCATTTGCGCGCCTGCCCGAGCCGTCGCGCGCGCGTGCGCTCGCCGCCATTGCCGCACGGGCTTACGGCGCTCCCTCGCCCGCCCACATTGTGCCGGCGCCCGGCACTCAGATCCTGTTGCCGTTGGTCGCTTCGCTGGTGCCAGCAAGCCGCGCGACTGTGCTGGGGCCGACCTACGCCGAACACAAGCGAGCGGCAGCGCTTGCCGGCCACGAGGTTGCAACCGTGACTGATATTGGCGCACTGGCCGATGCCGACCTGGCCATCGTCGTGAATCCGAACAATCCGGACGGGCGGGTTACCACCCGCACGGACCTTCTGGAACTCGCCGACCAGATGGCGGCGCGCAGCAGGCTCCTGGTCGTCGACGAGGCCTTTATGGATGTCGGGCCAGAACAGGAGAGCGTCGCCGGAGATGCCGGCCATCCAGCACTGATCGTGCTCAAGTCGTTTGGCAAGTTTTTCGGTCTTGCCGGCGTCCGGCTCGGTTTTGCCATCGGCGCACCAGAGACAATCGCGCGGATCGAGGCGTTGCTCGGGCCATGGGCAGTGGCCGGGCCGGCGCTGGAAATCGGCTTGCACGCGCTTGCCGACACAGGGTGGCAGGAGACCATGCGCACCCGCCTTGCCAGCGAGGCGGCGCGGCTCGATGCTCTGCTTCAGGCGCACGGCGTTGCTGTAGCCGGTGGCACCAACCTGTTTCGTTTCGTGCAGGTGGACGAGGCCCAGGCACTGTTTGTCACGCTTGGCCAACACGGAATTTTCGTGCGAAACTTTGACTGGCGCAGTGATGTGCTGCGCTTCGGGTTGCCGGGGAATGAAGTCGAATGGCAGCGCCTTGCCGAAGCGCTCGATAACTGGACCGGAAGACCAAAGACATGA
- the cbiB gene encoding adenosylcobinamide-phosphate synthase CbiB — translation MSALIAFLALILERYIGYPVPLLRAAGHPVMWIGAVISVLDTYLNKPNFSVRRRTMHGMVALIIIVLLPAVLASLLSGLVSWMFVWGFVIVAILASTLLAQKSLRSHVAAVAEALESEGLEGGRQAVSMIVGRDPERLDEAGVSRAAIESLAENFSDGVVAPAFWLVVGGLAGGAAYKAVNTADSMIGHHTEKHGAFGWASARFDDLINLPASRLAAVLLTVAAFIIPGASARNAWSAVRRDAKKHRSPNAGWPEAAMAGALGLSLAGPRVYGGVMVEDAEMGAGGRRDASAADIRRALRLYGIADVLLIGLAGTVAAIWFVA, via the coding sequence ATGTCAGCTTTGATCGCCTTTCTGGCCCTTATCCTTGAACGCTACATTGGCTATCCGGTGCCGCTGTTGCGCGCCGCGGGCCATCCGGTCATGTGGATCGGCGCTGTTATTTCGGTGCTCGATACCTACCTCAACAAACCGAATTTTTCGGTCAGACGCCGCACCATGCATGGCATGGTAGCGCTGATCATTATCGTTCTGTTGCCGGCAGTTCTGGCGTCCCTGCTGTCCGGGCTTGTGTCGTGGATGTTTGTCTGGGGCTTTGTCATCGTAGCGATACTCGCAAGCACTCTGTTGGCCCAAAAAAGCCTGCGCAGCCACGTAGCGGCGGTTGCCGAAGCACTGGAGAGCGAGGGACTGGAGGGCGGCAGGCAGGCTGTCTCGATGATAGTCGGGCGTGACCCCGAGCGCCTCGACGAGGCGGGCGTGAGCCGCGCCGCCATCGAAAGCTTGGCTGAAAATTTCTCTGATGGCGTCGTTGCCCCTGCCTTCTGGCTGGTGGTCGGCGGGCTTGCCGGCGGCGCGGCCTACAAGGCGGTCAATACCGCCGATTCGATGATAGGCCACCATACAGAAAAGCATGGCGCGTTCGGTTGGGCGTCGGCGCGATTTGACGACCTTATCAATCTGCCTGCTTCGCGGCTGGCTGCGGTGCTGCTGACGGTGGCGGCTTTCATTATCCCCGGCGCGTCGGCCAGGAATGCATGGTCTGCTGTCCGGCGTGATGCGAAAAAGCACCGCTCGCCCAATGCCGGATGGCCTGAGGCAGCAATGGCCGGGGCGCTCGGCCTCTCGCTCGCCGGCCCCCGCGTCTATGGAGGCGTGATGGTCGAGGATGCGGAGATGGGCGCCGGTGGCCGACGCGATGCCAGCGCAGCCGACATCCGCCGCGCTCTGCGACTCTATGGAATTGCCGATGTGCTGTTGATCGGGCTGGCCGGTACGGTGGCCGCGATCTGGTTTGTCGCTTGA
- a CDS encoding tyrosine phosphatase family protein — MIHVCSLARLHATVEETRAARIVSLLTAGTEVVRPTSVAAADHLWLAMNDIVDEQPGLVSPAEAHVAQLLEFARSWDRQSPMVVHCYAGVSRSTAAAYIIAAALAPQRTEAELAATLRRLSTTATPNARLIGYADRLLGREGRMVAAIAGIGRGADCFEGVPFRLDLAPATDAD; from the coding sequence ATGATCCATGTGTGTTCACTGGCGCGCCTCCATGCCACCGTTGAAGAAACGCGTGCGGCGCGCATCGTCTCGCTGCTCACCGCGGGCACCGAGGTCGTGCGCCCTACATCGGTGGCCGCGGCTGACCATCTATGGCTGGCGATGAATGACATCGTGGACGAGCAGCCCGGTTTGGTTTCCCCGGCGGAGGCGCATGTGGCACAGCTTCTGGAGTTTGCACGGAGTTGGGATCGCCAAAGCCCGATGGTGGTCCATTGTTATGCCGGGGTCAGTCGCTCGACTGCAGCTGCCTACATCATCGCTGCGGCGCTGGCACCGCAGCGAACAGAGGCAGAACTTGCTGCCACGCTGCGCCGGCTGTCTACGACAGCCACGCCCAATGCTCGGCTGATTGGCTACGCTGATCGGCTGCTTGGGCGCGAGGGCCGCATGGTTGCGGCCATTGCGGGCATTGGGCGGGGTGCGGATTGCTTCGAAGGCGTACCGTTCCGGCTCGATCTGGCGCCTGCTACCGACGCAGATTGA
- a CDS encoding CbtB domain-containing protein produces the protein MTTATHTTTSAASSASRAFQLGLSALLGLFVIGFVGFSHMEVAHNAAHDYRHSMAFPCH, from the coding sequence TTGACCACTGCAACACACACGACCACAAGCGCAGCTTCTTCGGCGTCGCGCGCATTTCAGCTTGGCCTTTCGGCTCTGCTCGGGCTCTTCGTTATCGGCTTTGTCGGCTTCTCACATATGGAAGTCGCCCATAACGCCGCGCACGATTACCGCCATTCGATGGCTTTTCCCTGCCACTGA
- a CDS encoding carbon-nitrogen hydrolase family protein encodes MIRISALQMQTRGIDTGANLTRIESAAREAAEAGSSLLVTPELGVTSYGGGRDILDLAEPVDGPIVARLGEIAQQSGVAIVAGFAEKAGGTVYNSSVYTDGIAKPSVYRKSHLYGAYERDLFMPGPPSTCLFVHHGMTLGMLICYDVEFPENVRRLAVAGADMILVPTATPMGSSGTFIAEKMIAVRAFENQIFIAYVNNTGRDRGFDYAGRSVIAAPDGGVLASAGVSEELLTADIALDAYAGSRFENSYLQDIGSA; translated from the coding sequence ATGATCCGAATTTCTGCTCTGCAGATGCAGACCCGCGGCATCGATACAGGTGCCAATCTTACCCGCATCGAAAGTGCCGCGCGCGAGGCGGCGGAAGCCGGGTCAAGTTTGTTGGTGACACCAGAACTTGGCGTTACAAGCTATGGTGGCGGTCGAGATATTCTGGATCTGGCTGAGCCCGTCGATGGGCCAATCGTAGCACGCCTGGGCGAGATTGCGCAGCAAAGCGGGGTCGCCATCGTGGCAGGCTTCGCCGAGAAGGCGGGGGGAACGGTCTACAATTCCTCCGTTTATACGGATGGCATAGCCAAACCTTCCGTATACCGCAAATCGCATCTTTACGGCGCCTACGAGCGCGACCTGTTCATGCCAGGCCCTCCTTCAACCTGTCTGTTCGTGCACCACGGTATGACGCTCGGGATGCTGATCTGCTACGATGTCGAGTTCCCTGAAAATGTTCGACGTCTCGCAGTTGCCGGTGCAGACATGATCCTCGTCCCGACTGCGACGCCGATGGGGTCATCGGGAACGTTCATCGCAGAAAAGATGATCGCCGTGAGAGCATTCGAGAACCAGATTTTTATCGCCTATGTCAACAATACCGGCCGCGATCGGGGGTTCGACTATGCCGGGCGGTCGGTCATCGCCGCCCCCGATGGCGGTGTTCTGGCATCGGCGGGAGTGTCGGAGGAATTGCTGACCGCCGACATAGCGCTCGACGCTTACGCAGGTTCAAGGTTTGAAAACAGCTATCTGCAAGACATAGGCAGCGCCTGA
- a CDS encoding CbtA family protein: MTLFRNVVFIAAIAGLLSGIAMAAMQTFATVPLILAAETYENAAPANHDHDTQAANAGAAATTPVVEAHAHGEDAWEPADGFERFAYTAAANIVTAIGFALVLVAVSEALGGILSWRQGLFWGFAGFAVFTLAPGLGLPPELPGMPAADVSIRQAWWIGTVLATAGGLALLAFRNSLPFALLGVALIVAPHIIGAPQPVSHGTAVPAELLRRFVVAATLTNLMFWMVLGAVVGLLRSRFTVAGEPVLKRGLA; this comes from the coding sequence ATGACCCTTTTTCGTAACGTCGTGTTCATCGCGGCGATCGCCGGGCTATTGTCAGGTATCGCCATGGCGGCCATGCAGACTTTTGCCACCGTGCCGCTGATCTTGGCGGCGGAAACGTATGAAAACGCAGCACCTGCCAACCATGACCATGATACGCAAGCGGCCAATGCCGGAGCAGCAGCTACAACGCCCGTTGTTGAAGCTCACGCGCATGGCGAGGATGCGTGGGAGCCTGCCGACGGTTTTGAGCGCTTTGCCTATACAGCGGCTGCGAACATCGTGACGGCAATCGGCTTTGCGCTGGTTCTGGTGGCAGTATCGGAAGCGCTTGGCGGTATTCTGTCCTGGCGTCAGGGGCTTTTCTGGGGGTTCGCCGGCTTTGCTGTCTTCACGCTGGCGCCGGGCCTTGGCCTGCCGCCCGAACTGCCGGGCATGCCTGCCGCCGATGTTTCGATCCGCCAAGCATGGTGGATTGGCACGGTGTTGGCTACTGCCGGGGGGCTGGCGTTGCTTGCTTTCCGCAATTCATTGCCGTTTGCGCTTCTCGGCGTAGCGTTGATCGTAGCGCCGCACATCATTGGCGCGCCGCAACCAGTGAGCCATGGCACCGCTGTTCCGGCTGAGCTGCTCCGTCGCTTTGTCGTGGCGGCGACGCTGACAAACCTGATGTTCTGGATGGTTTTGGGCGCTGTCGTCGGATTGTTGCGCTCCCGTTTTACCGTGGCGGGCGAGCCGGTACTGAAACGCGGCCTTGCCTGA
- a CDS encoding ABC transporter ATP-binding protein, translated as MSGLTLDRVRKDFGNFTAVSDVQLKVPHGTFVCMLGPSGCGKTTLLRMIAGLDLPTSGSILLDGDDITAVPTHKRNLGMVFQSLALFPHLSVGENIAYPMRIRGAPRSEQKQRVDELLAMVRLTGYADRPVAKLSGGQRQRVAIARALTRSPKLFLLDEPLSALDANLREAMQVELRQLQQQLGITTIVVTHDQREAMTMADTVVVMNKGEIRQAASPMEIYRQPADTFVANFIGATNLIAMETDSSAGRAIALGQVIPGLVVSAGGHATISVRPEDVHLTSPTTEGAIPGTVTFIRDLGGTIETFIDCAGKQIMAVSTPRARPDVTVGQAIGVVLEPSVCVVLAQ; from the coding sequence ATGTCTGGATTGACGCTCGATAGAGTCCGAAAGGATTTTGGCAATTTTACCGCGGTAAGCGACGTGCAATTGAAGGTGCCGCACGGTACATTTGTTTGCATGCTGGGGCCGTCTGGCTGTGGCAAGACCACACTGTTGCGCATGATTGCAGGCCTCGACCTGCCAACCAGCGGTTCAATCCTGCTGGATGGCGATGACATCACCGCAGTACCAACGCACAAACGCAACCTTGGAATGGTTTTCCAGTCGCTGGCGCTCTTCCCGCATCTTTCGGTTGGTGAAAACATCGCTTATCCCATGCGTATTCGCGGTGCTCCGCGTTCGGAACAGAAACAGCGTGTCGATGAATTGCTGGCGATGGTCCGCCTCACCGGCTATGCCGACCGCCCGGTGGCAAAGCTTTCAGGCGGCCAGCGCCAGAGGGTAGCAATCGCCCGCGCGCTGACGCGCTCTCCAAAACTTTTCCTGCTTGATGAACCCCTGTCAGCGCTCGACGCCAATTTGCGGGAAGCCATGCAGGTGGAGCTGCGGCAACTGCAACAACAGCTTGGCATCACCACGATTGTCGTCACCCATGACCAGCGTGAGGCAATGACCATGGCCGATACGGTCGTGGTGATGAACAAGGGCGAGATCCGCCAGGCAGCCAGCCCCATGGAGATCTACCGGCAACCAGCCGATACCTTTGTCGCCAACTTCATCGGCGCAACCAACCTGATTGCCATGGAGACAGACAGTAGTGCTGGCCGTGCAATTGCACTGGGGCAGGTCATTCCAGGGTTGGTTGTTTCCGCCGGCGGCCACGCCACGATCTCTGTACGACCGGAAGATGTGCACCTGACATCGCCAACAACCGAAGGAGCCATACCGGGCACGGTGACATTCATTCGCGACCTCGGCGGCACCATCGAAACTTTCATAGATTGCGCTGGTAAGCAGATCATGGCGGTGTCCACGCCGCGGGCCCGGCCGGACGTTACCGTGGGCCAGGCGATTGGGGTGGTGCTGGAGCCCAGCGTCTGCGTGGTGCTGGCGCAATGA
- the cobO gene encoding cob(I)yrinic acid a,c-diamide adenosyltransferase: MSIDPKDTERHRAKMAKRKAVQDEEVAGKTIEQKGLLIVNTGPGKGKTTAAFGLALRMLGYGHRVGVVQFIKGAWHTGEKDSFAAFGERVVWHTMGEGFTWETQDLARDIAAAERAWSKALELMADPSIRLLVLDEMNIALRYSYLDLNAVVTALKARRADLHVVVTGRNAKPELVEAADLVTEMGATKHHFSAGVKAQQGIEF; the protein is encoded by the coding sequence ATGAGTATCGATCCGAAAGACACCGAACGCCACCGGGCCAAGATGGCCAAGCGCAAGGCCGTGCAGGATGAGGAAGTGGCCGGCAAGACGATCGAACAGAAGGGGTTGCTGATCGTCAATACCGGGCCTGGCAAGGGCAAGACCACCGCAGCCTTTGGCCTCGCGTTGCGCATGCTGGGCTACGGCCACCGCGTCGGCGTCGTGCAGTTCATCAAAGGCGCCTGGCATACCGGCGAGAAAGATTCCTTTGCTGCCTTTGGCGAGCGCGTGGTCTGGCACACCATGGGCGAAGGCTTTACGTGGGAAACGCAGGATCTGGCGCGCGATATCGCTGCCGCCGAGCGCGCCTGGAGCAAGGCGTTGGAATTGATGGCCGACCCCTCGATCAGGCTTCTGGTTCTGGACGAGATGAATATCGCACTGCGCTATTCCTATCTCGACCTAAACGCAGTGGTGACAGCGCTAAAGGCACGGCGTGCGGATCTGCATGTCGTGGTGACCGGCCGCAATGCCAAGCCGGAACTTGTGGAGGCAGCCGATCTTGTTACCGAAATGGGCGCGACAAAGCATCATTTTTCCGCCGGCGTGAAAGCACAGCAGGGTATCGAGTTCTGA
- a CDS encoding ABC transporter permease has translation MRREAPQKLADYAPLAFPAVMLVVFFVIPFGTMISVSFFQRLQGGFYTPAFVFSNYERFLSLFFAHVLGFSLMLAVLVAMCCVCIGVPFTYLLTKLSRRAQIAWMVALLSVLSLSEVIIGFAWSTLLSRTAGITNLLVMMGLMEKAVALTPGFPAVLTAMVYQALPYTILVLYPALVRLDPTLTEAARTLGASPVRAFFTVVIPALRTTILATLIMVFIFALGSYLLPQILGRPQHWTLSVMITDQAIYQSNMPFAAAMAVFLVLVTLGLVALTMLAGRKREAAI, from the coding sequence ATGAGGCGGGAAGCCCCACAGAAGCTGGCTGATTATGCACCGCTAGCATTTCCTGCGGTGATGCTCGTCGTGTTCTTCGTCATTCCGTTCGGAACAATGATCTCGGTGAGCTTTTTCCAGCGATTGCAGGGCGGTTTTTATACACCTGCTTTCGTTTTCTCGAACTATGAGCGCTTTCTCTCGCTGTTCTTCGCCCATGTTCTCGGCTTCTCGCTGATGCTGGCTGTACTTGTGGCTATGTGCTGCGTCTGCATCGGCGTGCCTTTCACATATTTGCTGACAAAACTGTCGCGGCGGGCACAAATCGCCTGGATGGTAGCGCTGCTCTCTGTATTGTCCCTCTCGGAGGTCATCATTGGCTTTGCATGGTCAACGCTGCTGTCGCGGACCGCAGGCATCACCAATCTTTTGGTGATGATGGGGCTGATGGAAAAGGCAGTGGCTCTCACACCAGGCTTTCCGGCTGTGCTGACAGCAATGGTGTACCAGGCGTTGCCTTACACTATTCTCGTCCTCTATCCCGCGCTTGTGCGTCTCGATCCAACCTTGACCGAAGCCGCACGAACGCTCGGCGCCTCGCCGGTGCGCGCCTTTTTCACAGTGGTGATACCAGCATTGCGGACCACCATTTTGGCGACGTTAATCATGGTGTTCATTTTTGCCCTCGGTTCATATCTGTTGCCACAGATTCTTGGTCGCCCGCAGCATTGGACGCTTTCGGTGATGATCACAGACCAAGCGATTTATCAGTCCAACATGCCGTTTGCCGCAGCCATGGCTGTATTCCTGGTATTGGTCACGCTGGGGCTTGTAGCCCTGACGATGTTGGCCGGACGCAAGCGAGAGGCCGCAATATGA
- a CDS encoding DUF1636 family protein, giving the protein MVTVLICENCRDETGSDARPRAGEHLAEDAIRAASGTNVRIEKVECLGNCKRRLSAAMVRPGSWSYVFGELTINSGADLVAGAELFAGSTDGLIPWRGRPDSLKRGLISRIPPLNPLKELK; this is encoded by the coding sequence ATGGTCACGGTACTCATCTGCGAAAACTGCCGCGATGAAACGGGCTCAGATGCGCGTCCGCGCGCCGGAGAACATCTGGCCGAGGATGCCATTCGCGCGGCCTCGGGAACCAATGTCCGCATTGAGAAAGTGGAGTGTCTGGGCAATTGCAAACGCCGCCTCAGCGCAGCAATGGTGCGCCCGGGCAGCTGGAGCTATGTCTTTGGCGAACTCACCATCAACAGTGGCGCAGACCTCGTTGCGGGCGCTGAACTCTTTGCTGGATCGACCGATGGCCTCATTCCATGGCGTGGTCGCCCCGACAGCCTCAAACGCGGGCTGATATCCCGCATCCCGCCTCTTAATCCTCTGAAGGAATTAAAATGA
- the cobU gene encoding bifunctional adenosylcobinamide kinase/adenosylcobinamide-phosphate guanylyltransferase, protein MPDQARLTLLFGGARSGKSAHAEREVTKLPAPWAYIATAQAFDDEMAERIVQHQARRGAGWMTINAPHDLAGALATLPDGEPLLLDCLTLWLTNRMLAEADIEAECTALAAVLSQPRGPWFVVSNEVGLGIVPDNALARRFRDAAGRLNQQVASVADEVLFLVAGLPMKVK, encoded by the coding sequence TTGCCTGATCAAGCGAGATTAACGCTCCTTTTCGGCGGTGCGCGCTCCGGCAAGAGCGCGCATGCCGAACGGGAGGTCACCAAACTTCCAGCTCCCTGGGCCTATATCGCTACCGCGCAGGCGTTTGACGATGAAATGGCCGAGCGCATCGTGCAGCATCAGGCGCGGCGCGGGGCGGGCTGGATGACAATCAACGCCCCGCACGATCTTGCCGGCGCCCTTGCCACACTACCAGACGGCGAGCCGCTGCTGCTCGATTGTCTGACGCTGTGGCTGACCAACCGGATGCTGGCCGAAGCCGACATCGAAGCCGAATGCACAGCGCTCGCTGCGGTCCTTTCTCAACCGCGCGGGCCTTGGTTTGTCGTCAGCAATGAAGTGGGCCTTGGCATCGTCCCGGATAATGCACTCGCCCGCCGTTTTCGCGATGCCGCTGGGCGCCTGAACCAGCAGGTTGCAAGCGTCGCAGATGAGGTTTTGTTCCTCGTGGCGGGCTTACCCATGAAGGTCAAATGA
- a CDS encoding LysR substrate-binding domain-containing protein, whose translation MDHISSPVLPLETLRAFEASARSGSFSAAAERLNITHGAVSRQIAKLEGWVGLKLFDRGGRGVTLTSEGQRLFLRTAEAFALIADTSDRWSEPRGPAVVRVSSIPSISGLWLMPRLTLLEQGDPSLRIVLNVDHRRTDLGDEGVDLAIRCGRGAVPGRISQKLFEEMCFPIASPDLAAKIGHGEPERLLAHPLIHDSDASGWRAWFAARGIDYRPRSQDRRFEDYNLVLDAAVHGLGVALARPPLVEEFLLAGRLASVDSGTVLNPVSYWLDRPAGTPRPAAAELARRIGAEANVDPRQIERFLSEE comes from the coding sequence ATGGATCACATCTCATCGCCGGTTCTCCCCCTTGAAACGCTTCGCGCGTTCGAAGCGTCAGCACGCAGCGGCAGCTTCAGCGCTGCGGCGGAACGCCTGAACATTACGCATGGCGCTGTCAGCCGGCAGATCGCCAAGCTGGAGGGCTGGGTTGGCCTGAAACTGTTCGATCGCGGCGGGCGCGGCGTGACGCTAACCAGCGAAGGTCAGCGGCTTTTCCTGCGAACGGCTGAGGCCTTTGCGCTAATTGCTGACACCTCCGACCGGTGGAGCGAACCGCGCGGCCCGGCTGTGGTGCGCGTTAGTTCCATCCCGTCGATATCAGGCCTGTGGCTGATGCCACGGCTGACGCTTCTGGAACAGGGCGACCCGTCGCTGCGGATCGTTCTCAATGTCGATCACCGTCGCACCGATCTGGGTGATGAGGGCGTGGACCTAGCCATTCGCTGTGGGCGTGGGGCCGTGCCGGGGCGGATATCGCAAAAGCTGTTTGAAGAGATGTGCTTTCCAATCGCATCGCCTGACCTGGCGGCCAAGATCGGTCACGGGGAACCCGAACGGCTGCTTGCGCATCCGCTGATCCACGATTCCGATGCGTCGGGCTGGCGCGCCTGGTTTGCCGCACGCGGCATCGATTACCGCCCACGTTCACAGGACCGTCGTTTTGAAGATTACAATCTTGTGCTCGACGCTGCCGTTCACGGGCTTGGCGTTGCGCTTGCCCGACCACCGCTCGTCGAAGAATTTCTGTTGGCTGGCCGGCTTGCAAGCGTGGACAGCGGCACCGTGCTTAACCCTGTCTCCTATTGGCTTGATCGGCCGGCAGGAACGCCACGACCGGCAGCAGCCGAACTGGCGCGACGGATCGGGGCCGAGGCCAATGTCGATCCGCGCCAGATAGAACGCTTTCTCTCTGAAGAATAA
- a CDS encoding ABC transporter permease — translation MIYLRRFYFILVGLFLSAPLIVVAGVSVNAKQTLAFPPQGFSLLWYADIFSDSGWRNALFASLMLALLSAALAVAIALPLSWFLWRRIAPWANIFQLLGIAPFTLPPVITALGLLTFWATTGLYGQPWTAVISHAIFFVTLPLVTLSLGFTAIDRSLVEAAATLGADDRTIFRTVVLPLITPYLVSGYAFAFVLSLNEYIVAYMTVGFTMETLPIKIFNALRYGYTPTMASVTVLFVVLAAIIYSLIARFGDLLKLLGANPEEQP, via the coding sequence ATGATATACCTGCGCCGCTTCTACTTCATTCTGGTCGGCCTGTTCCTTTCCGCCCCCCTAATTGTTGTCGCTGGCGTCTCGGTGAATGCGAAGCAGACGTTGGCCTTCCCTCCTCAGGGTTTTTCGCTGCTTTGGTATGCCGATATTTTTTCCGATTCCGGATGGCGCAACGCATTGTTCGCATCGCTGATGCTGGCTCTCCTGTCTGCAGCGCTGGCAGTCGCGATTGCGCTGCCCTTGAGCTGGTTTCTTTGGCGGCGCATTGCACCTTGGGCCAACATCTTCCAACTCCTTGGTATTGCGCCATTTACGCTGCCGCCAGTGATCACTGCACTCGGGCTGCTCACCTTCTGGGCAACTACGGGCCTCTATGGACAACCCTGGACGGCGGTGATCAGTCACGCAATTTTCTTCGTCACGCTGCCACTGGTGACCCTTTCGCTGGGGTTCACCGCCATTGACCGCTCTCTGGTAGAGGCCGCCGCCACATTGGGTGCCGATGATCGCACGATCTTCCGCACCGTGGTGTTGCCGCTCATCACGCCATACCTCGTGTCGGGCTATGCCTTCGCATTTGTGCTGTCGCTGAATGAATATATCGTCGCCTACATGACGGTGGGTTTCACCATGGAAACGTTGCCGATCAAAATATTCAACGCGCTCAGATACGGCTACACACCGACCATGGCTTCCGTGACAGTCCTGTTTGTGGTTTTGGCCGCGATCATCTATTCGCTGATTGCCCGTTTTGGTGATCTTTTGAAACTGCTCGGCGCTAATCCCGAGGAACAGCCATGA